ggtaggtttaggctggatataaggaagaaattctttacaatgagggctgtgaaacacttaaacgggttgcccagagaggtagtggaggccccatccctggaaacattcaagaccaggttggacagggctctgagcaacctgatctggttagcggtgtccctgctcgctgcgggggggttggactagatgacctctaggggtcccttccaacccaaaactttctatgattctatgatcttttttACATTCAAATATGTCTCAATATTGATAATGCTAAAACTGAATGTGCAAATGTAGTCCAAGGTACGTCAGCACCACAGCTCTGTAAATGTTTACAGACAGTCACTGCAAAAGGAGATTGGGATCTGCATTAGTAGGACACAGCTACTTCAGATGTTTCCTAGACGGAGTTGCTTGTTCCTCAGGTTTTGCTGACTCTTCTTGAAACTCTCAATCTGGTGAGCCTGAAAACAGGCTAGGAGAGTTCACTGAAACATAGCAACATCTGTATTACCTGGACTGTTGCAAGTGTGGCCTGTGGAGGTTGTAACTCCAGTTATCAAgtgaataaacaaataaaagagcTGGTCAGAGACATGAATTAGTGGTATGAACTCATGAAAGTAAGTTCAGTTGCTACAGTAAAACTTGCTGCAGTAATATGACAAAGTTAATAATTTGGCCACTGGAAATCCTGGCACTGGCATCAAAGagcatttgttttttcaaagaTAGCAGAGAAGACACATTCACTAGTCAAGATTAGGCTTCATCTGTTCGGCATGTGCTGTTTTATACAGCTGCACAGACAGAGGCCTTACCAAATGTGTTACACATCATTGAAACTATTTCTCATGCCCGCTCTGAGGGCAGAAATATAAACATAGTAGTAAGGCAAATCATCCAAGCAAGTGTTAAGGGTAATTTAACTCCAGCAAAATCAGCTAACATCTGTGCAAGCAAAGCTAAAAGAAGGTGACACTCTTCCACGAGATCAGCCTATATGTATGCCAGTTCTGGTCCAAAAGGGCTTGTTGCAGAATGATGGTCATGATTCCCCACAGCTGGCACCAACCAATCACACATTCAAGAAGCGTGGTTTCATGTCCTTATCACTCCTTCGCACTGCAATTCATGAGTGTGTAAATCAATCAACGTGCTTTGTAATTAAGCTGTATTCTGAGATGTAGTTCCTTCAGCAGTTGGTGTTTGCAAATTTAACTATTTTCTGCATGAGACACAAGAGTAGCTGCTTTTCTTAAAGTCAGTTACTATATTATAAAACTTAGGtgtatttaatataaaaaaaatacagcattaaaGTGAGAATCACAGGTAACAGTTTTATCATAATGTAAGTTAAGGACAAGATTAGACTCCAATTATTGATCAGTCTGGTACACTACTTAGAGAAATCCTTGATTGCTGAATCTCATGTAATCAAGTGCAAGCTATGACAGATGAGCAGATGTTAGACCTGTTTTCACCTGGGAGTGGCAGCATCTTTCTGGCTTACATCTGGCAACTTGGTTTGGAGGAAGGCATAGATATGTGGCCAGATCTTATTGGTTTCTGTTCCAGAGAAGGATTTCAGTAGCCCTTTTTtcctaaggaagaaaaagaagaaagcattacAGAAGTCAAATTGCTTAATTGCTCCAGGATCTCCACCTCACTTTAAGACTGCCCTGCACAAGTGTGTGAATATGCATGTGGTTTAACACCAAGAACAGCCACAACTTTGGGAATGCAGGCTGGACATGCATTCTGTTCCTCAAACAGCGAGCTATTGGCCACATCCGTTCATAAAACTGACAGCTGTCCACAGACTACTTAATAACAAActatgggtaaaaaaaaaaggaagcagcaaTGCAGTCATATAGCACATGCTATGCAGCAGTCACTCTAACAACTCTAACACAGGTATTGTAAAGTTACACCTCAAAGATCAAAGAAGGTGTATCAGAACCAGGCACAATCAAGTTATTCTGAATTAGTTCCAGCAGCTAGTTTTATCTGTAAAGTATGTTACTATCAGTAATAATAATAGCTTGGGCCTTTGTCTTACTGTGGTGCTTTGAGGCATTTTCACTTCAAAAAGCCTCCAAAGCCAGGTATATCGTTGTCAGTCCAGAAAAACTCCCTCTAAAACTTATCCTCCCTAAAGATGGAGCTTCTAGTCTTCTGTTCAACAGTTTTGGTAGACCATAATGAAGGGTGGTGGATATGGAGACAGAGGAAGGACAGTCCATTCAGGATGTTGTCAAAGAGAGTCCGATTTCTTTGTCTAGGCAAGGTAAGACTGCAAAGCTCTACATGGTGACCTATTATCTGTATATTAACAATGTGACATTTACATTAAGAGGAAACTTTGTCTATCATTTTGGCTCTTAAAACAACTAATAATTTGTTACCATTCCACAGTGCAAATGGCAGAATTCTCAAATAGCTACTTATTCCCGAAGAGTCTTGCTATCTGTGCCCATGTCATTCCTGTTCTTAGAACAGCCACTTTTAAATCCTCATTAACAGTTCTTCTATTTGTGAATCATTTCTTGACCCCAGCCCTTGTTAGAAGGGCTTCTACTTATACATCCAGAAGAGAAAATACTgttgaatcttaaaaaaaaaaggaactgtctCTGTTACCTAACTAACCAGAGCTGTGTTGCTCAGAACAGTACTATAATGTATTGAGTAATGCATAGTGCTCTTTCCAATGCTAAATATGGGTACGGTGAAGGGCTCTTCTGCTGAGCAGGCTCCTGAAGAGGTTTCATGCAACAGTGGAAAACATACTCATTTTTCTGGGTTGATTTCTTACTGAGTTAGTGAAAGATACACTGCTACTCATACCACGTTCACTGCTGCAACATCTCTGTAACTGAAGAGATCCATTCCTCGCTATGCTACTGTGGAAGAAGCTTTTAGAATGTGGAAGAATAGATTTTACTACTTACTGATAATATTGTAGAACAGGTTTTGTTTGTGCATCATAAGCCTGCAGCCTCTTGGTAACCGTCTCTGGCTTATCATCATCACGCTGAACAAGTGGCTCTCCAGTAATATCATCAATGCCCTAATTACGGTTAAAAGCAAACACTGGTGTATATTTCTGTGTAAGTATATTTTGTGTAATCTTCTATTTCAATTACGAACAGTTTCCAGTTAGTCAAGGTGTAGATTTCTGCTTATAAAGAGAAAGGCTGCTGCCCATTTCTTATCTAGAACATAAGACGTTGACTTTCCAGTAAAACAGCCcatcagttaaaaatattttctcagtatTAGCAATGAATATCAGGTTATAGTAACTTGACTGATCTTTCCTCTGGAACATTCGTTGAATATGGGGAAATATGTAGATGAAACCTTCAGATATGAGGGAAAACAACATTGTTGGTAATATGTTCCCACCTAACAGGAAACAAGCAAGGGACCAATCTGACATTTGACAATACTGGAATGGGGAAAGGAGTTAATGGCCTTTCAATTTTAAGTTGCAAAATGTAAGAGTTATCATTTAGCAACAGCTGTACAAAAATGGCATAAAAGCCAGCTGAAGTTTTTCTAGGATTCAGTAAACAGAGGCAGGGACCTAATGTGTGAACTATGACAGCTCTTACTTTACTCCACATTTAATCTCCCATTTACTGAGGTGCTTTAAGTGATTACAGAGCTTTTCAGCCTTGAAACCAGCCATGACTGAAAAAATTACTGACCACTAGCATATCTTACAAAGGACTAGCTAGTGGCATAAAAGTTGGCTCCTTCTAAGGTGCATTGAATCATTGTGCATCCAAGAACAGAATACGATCCACCACAGACCTAAGGGACTCTTTGCTCCTTTGTACATATTAACTAAATCCTCAAGAATTTTGATTTTCCCCAAAGACAAGTTTAATCTGACATTTGGAGTGGAAACATGAGTGATCTTGCCAGTACAAAGCCAATCAGACCACAAAAATACCTTCCCTTCTTGCTTGCATTCTGGCAGACAGCTTTAGAAAATCAATAACCATCAATGTTCAGTAAGCTCTGTTCATGAAGGTGTGAAGAAATGCTGTTCCAGAACTTCGGTATCATATTAGGGATGGATTTGTATTGTCAGACTTAGCTTGTTTATATAATACAATCATTTAGAACACTTGGGTGTTTCTTCTAGCATCTGTACAGGCAGCCGTCGTAGTGCCTTCATTGTACCTCTCAAATATTGAGCCTTAGCCTTGCATTAAGTCTAAAGCCATTATCTTTTGGTTCTGTTGAGTAAGTAAACATTTTGCAGGTCTATTAGGTAACGGAGACAACTGTATTTCAGCTGTTCAGCTCCATTCCATAGTTTCACTTAAAAATTGCAATCTATATGCTGTGATATGGCTGCTACTTAGTGGAAGGCAGAGTAGAGTGTTCCTAATAGCAAAGCTGTTGCAGCTGAAGCCCACTCTTTGGTAGGTCTGGTAATTCTCTGTTGCAGCTTGCCTATGCTCTTCTGCAATTAAAAATAACCATGACTTAAACCACCACATTTTAAACAATACAAAGGCAGTGTTTCCAGTTGCCCACTTCCAGTGCTTACCTGCTATTTCAGCTGGCCTCTTTTCCAGCAACACTGAAATCCAAAAACTACAATGCCTGCTAGGCTTCTGATATAAGTTAATAGAGCTTCCAGGTGAAATGTGATGTCACAACAGTTATTTGGAATTAAGGATGAAATACAGCTTGAGTTGTACTAAGGCTAATGCACGTTCCTCAAAAATCTTAAGATAACAACATACAATCATTATCTAAAAGTTTACTCTTCCTTTTATAGGATGTCTCAAGCCATAACCTCTTTGATCTGTTGAGAAGCTTCCCTGACTGGCAAGTTTCTAGATCTAATTTTGCAATATGACAGCTGTTCCCTTGAAAATACCCACCCTGGTTAAATGTAAACACAGGGAAAGCATGAAGTGGATTCCTCTGACTGATGATTCAGTGTGCTTCCTAGGTACAAAGAATGAGTCCtttggaggaaagaaaaggaaactacATTTTGGACTGTATAGCCTGCGAATTTGCGTATGATGCTAAGAACATGCCCAACCCCTGTGCCAGACTGCACAAGACTGAGAGTCTTCCAGATCAGCAAACAGCTTCAAAAAGAGCTTACAAAACACCATGTTTTTTCATTCTGCAGGGGACAAACACATTACCCATCAGCTTGAGCTTCTACCAGGGCACTAACATACCCTGAGAGGCAGGGTGTTAACCACAGAAAAGTTCTGTGCTCCCGAGAGATGAAACAAGACTTTTTCTTCTGAGCTACTGTGTTTTGCAACAACATAGGCAAACAATGTTTTACTGCAATTACCAAATGAAATACAACCTTTATTTAGTGACAACACCGACCTGTATTGCTCACCTGCACTTTGGGAGGACTGAATTCAAGATTGTAGACTCTGCCACTAGCAGGGTGGATCCAACGTGCTGTGAGCCGAGATTTTATGGTCTCAAATGGTACATCTAGGTCAATCACAGTGTCTATTTTACATTCTTTATCCAGGGCTTCTGCCTGAGCAACTGTTCTGGGGAAacctttttaaaggaaacaactCCATAAAAATCCAGAGGCAGAGTTACTGCAAGAATTACCTGGATTCAGTCATTAGAGAAAATAATcgtcagacagaaaaaaaagcatcatcATACTGTAAAGGTTGAAGAGATATCAGACTTTCCAAGTATTTTTCAGTGTGTCGTGGCATTTAACTTCTTAAACGCATCCCAGCTTCATTTCCTCATTTCAGTTAATCATCTTCCTAAAAGTGTgacaaataaatgcaaaaagaCCCCATACTCGTATGTAGTACATACCACTGTATTGAATAAAACTATTGTATATGCACTTCAAGTAAAAGCTACAGGTAGCTCACTCAGAGGTCTAGAACAACCTAGAAACATTTGTGACAACTCTTACTTCCACAGATGTGCAAGTCTTGCTTAAGGAGGTGACCGTTACACACCTATTTTATTCAGTTGCAGTAAGCCCTATATATATACCAGAGGCAGTCCAGGATTAATTTTATATAAAACAGTAGCTATAGAGAGAGCTCTGCAAAGTCTAGTGTATCAAACTATCCTTGGCGATGACGACTGTGAGAACACCCAGGTTGCACAGCAATCTGTCTCTTCACTTAAAAGACACTGCATTTTGCACCATGAGCTCTATGGCTCCAGCAGCATGCCTTCAAAGGCACATATTAGTACTAGAGAAATCTAGTGGAACTTAAGGAGGGGGTGGGAAACAGAGAACAAGAAAACCACGGTCTCCACAAagaacttaaaatgaaaaattgacCTCAAGAACTTCAGCGGTCAAAGCTACTGCAGAACATGCTATTGCACCACAGATTCGCTGGAGTAACACCTCTACCCACAAAGCTCTTGAACAGTCTCATGTTCTTCAGTAGCATGTAATTTTCGTTAC
This DNA window, taken from Opisthocomus hoazin isolate bOpiHoa1 chromosome Z, bOpiHoa1.hap1, whole genome shotgun sequence, encodes the following:
- the AK3 gene encoding GTP:AMP phosphotransferase AK3, mitochondrial isoform X2; this translates as MVVPPLLRAVIMGPPGSGKGTVSARIIKHFGMKHLSSGDLLRDNMQKKTEVGILAKFYIDQGHLIPDDIMTRLVLNELKGLDRYNWLLDGFPRTVAQAEALDKECKIDTVIDLDVPFETIKSRLTARWIHPASGRVYNLEFSPPKVQGIDDITGEPLVQRDDDKPETVTKRLQAYDAQTKPVLQYYQKKGLLKSFSGTETNKIWPHIYAFLQTKLPDVSQKDAATPSP
- the AK3 gene encoding GTP:AMP phosphotransferase AK3, mitochondrial isoform X1, which produces MVVPPLLRAVIMGPPGSGKGTVSARIIKHFGMKHLSSGDLLRDNMQKKTEVGILAKFYIDQGHLIPDDIMTRLVLNELKGLDRYNWLLDGFPRTVAQAEALDKECKIDTVIDLDVPFETIKSRLTARWIHPASGRVYNLEFSPPKVQGIDDITGEPLVQRDDDKPETVTKRLQAYDAQTKPVLQYYQKKGLLKSFSGTETNKIWPHIYAFLQTKLPDVSQKDAATPRV
- the AK3 gene encoding GTP:AMP phosphotransferase AK3, mitochondrial isoform X4, whose product is MVVPPLLRAVIMGPPGSGKGTVSARIIKHFGMKHLSSGDLLRDNMQKKTEVGILAKFYIDQGHLIPDDIMTRLVLNELKGLDRYNWLLDGFPRTVAQAEALDKECKIDTVIDLDVPFETIKSRLTARWIHPASGRVYNLEFSPPKVQGIDDITGEPLVQRDDDKPETVTKRLQAYDAQTKPVLQYYQKKGLLKSFSGTETNKIWPHIYAFLQTKLPDVSQKDAATPSAKE
- the AK3 gene encoding GTP:AMP phosphotransferase AK3, mitochondrial isoform X3 — encoded protein: MVVPPLLRAVIMGPPGSGKGTVSARIIKHFGMKHLSSGDLLRDNMQKKTEVGILAKFYIDQGHLIPDDIMTRLVLNELKGLDRYNWLLDGFPRTVAQAEALDKECKIDTVIDLDVPFETIKSRLTARWIHPASGRVYNLEFSPPKVQGIDDITGEPLVQRDDDKPETVTKRLQAYDAQTKPVLQYYQKKGLLKSFSGTETNKIWPHIYAFLQTKLPDVSQKDAATPR